A portion of the Microbulbifer agarilyticus genome contains these proteins:
- the cysG gene encoding siroheme synthase CysG, with protein MRYLPLAFDLKNRPCLIVGGGTIATRKARLLSKAEARLLVVAPDITDELRQLVMASSGEYIVGTYREELLDHAEMVVAATADEAVNAQVSVDARARRLPVNVVDSPEHCTFTFPSIVERGPLAIGISSGGSAPVLTRMLRAQIETLLSPGLGLIAELAGRLRDKVKAALPEPQRKDFWHWVFNGPVVGQIERGHKAEAEQTILAELQQWKAKPAPSGEVYLVGGGPGDPDLLTFRALRLMQQADVVLYDRLVSTEVLELVRRDAERIYVGKMKQFHSVPQDDINQLLVDLAKEGKKVLRLKGGDPFVFGRGGEEIDKLAEAQVPFQVVPGITAAIGCSAYSGIPLTHRDHAQSVRFITGHLKQGDLVLPWDELIAKNQTLVFYMGLTGLPTISEKLIAHGMDADTPAALVEKGTTRDQRVIVGTIGTLPQLAVEHEVGAPALTIIGGVVTLRESLGWYQ; from the coding sequence TTGCGTTACCTGCCTCTCGCTTTTGATTTGAAAAACCGCCCCTGTCTCATTGTTGGGGGCGGCACCATCGCCACGCGCAAAGCGCGGCTACTCAGTAAAGCGGAGGCACGCCTGCTCGTGGTGGCTCCCGATATCACCGACGAGCTGCGCCAACTGGTGATGGCCAGTAGTGGTGAGTACATTGTCGGTACATACCGCGAGGAACTGCTCGACCACGCTGAAATGGTGGTCGCAGCCACTGCCGATGAAGCTGTGAACGCGCAGGTATCGGTTGATGCCCGCGCGCGTCGCCTGCCGGTGAATGTGGTGGACTCACCCGAGCACTGCACCTTTACCTTCCCCTCTATTGTCGAGCGCGGCCCACTGGCAATCGGTATTTCCAGCGGTGGTTCCGCACCCGTTCTTACGCGTATGCTGCGCGCACAAATCGAAACACTGCTGTCGCCAGGTCTCGGACTCATTGCCGAGCTCGCCGGCCGCCTGCGTGACAAGGTGAAAGCAGCGCTGCCTGAACCACAGCGCAAAGACTTTTGGCACTGGGTATTTAACGGGCCAGTGGTCGGACAGATCGAGCGCGGCCACAAGGCTGAAGCAGAACAGACAATCCTCGCAGAGCTACAGCAGTGGAAGGCGAAACCCGCGCCCAGCGGCGAGGTATATCTGGTTGGCGGCGGTCCTGGCGATCCAGACCTGCTCACATTCCGCGCCTTGCGTTTGATGCAGCAGGCGGATGTCGTGCTTTACGATCGACTGGTTTCTACCGAAGTACTGGAATTGGTGCGACGGGATGCCGAGCGCATCTACGTGGGCAAAATGAAGCAGTTCCACTCCGTTCCTCAAGACGACATTAACCAGCTTCTTGTCGACCTCGCAAAAGAGGGTAAAAAGGTCCTGCGCCTCAAGGGCGGGGATCCCTTCGTGTTCGGGCGCGGCGGCGAAGAAATCGACAAGCTCGCAGAAGCCCAGGTGCCGTTCCAGGTTGTGCCGGGTATCACCGCGGCCATTGGCTGTTCTGCCTATTCCGGAATTCCGCTGACGCACCGGGATCACGCTCAGTCTGTACGATTTATTACTGGTCATTTGAAGCAGGGCGATCTGGTACTCCCTTGGGATGAACTGATCGCCAAGAACCAGACCCTGGTCTTCTATATGGGCCTGACCGGGCTGCCAACTATTTCCGAGAAGCTCATCGCCCACGGTATGGATGCTGATACACCTGCAGCACTGGTAGAAAAGGGCACCACCAGAGACCAGCGCGTCATTGTCGGCACCATTGGCACACTGCCGCAACTCGCAGTGGAGCACGAAGTAGGGGCGCCGGCACTTACCATTATCGGCGGCGTTGTCACTTTGCGGGAAAGCCTCGGCTGGTACCAGTAA
- the serS gene encoding serine--tRNA ligase, with protein MLDPKLIRTQLDDVAAALAKRGVQLDTAKLEQLEEQRKELQVRTESLQNERNSKSKNIGRAKAAGEDIAPLLKEVESLGGQLTEAKHALSELQNELDDILLAIPNLPDASVPEGKDEDDNVEVAKWGEPRAFDFDVRDHVDLGSNLGGLDFEVASKITGSRFAVMSGEVAKLHRALAQFMLDLHVEEHGYTEANVPVIVNSDSLYGTSQLPKFAEDLFKLEDERSFYLIPTAEVPLTNLYRDEIVDADQLPHKYVSHTNCFRSEAGSHGRDTRGMIRQHQFEKVELVCFARPDQSMDTLEQLTSHAEAVLQKLNLPYRKVVLCGGDMGFGATKTYDLEVWIPSQDKYREISSCSLMGDFQARRMKARWRNPETGKPELLHTLNGSGLAVGRTLIAVLENYQQADGSIEVPEVLRPYMRGATKIG; from the coding sequence ATGCTCGACCCAAAACTGATTCGTACCCAACTCGACGACGTGGCTGCGGCGCTGGCGAAGCGCGGCGTGCAATTGGATACAGCCAAGCTCGAACAACTGGAAGAACAGCGCAAAGAATTGCAGGTGCGCACCGAGTCCCTGCAGAACGAGCGCAACAGCAAATCCAAAAATATTGGCCGCGCCAAAGCGGCCGGTGAAGATATCGCACCGTTGCTGAAGGAAGTTGAGTCCCTGGGTGGACAGTTGACCGAAGCCAAGCACGCACTGAGCGAGCTGCAAAATGAGCTCGACGACATCTTGCTGGCCATTCCCAATCTGCCGGACGCGTCTGTACCAGAAGGTAAAGACGAAGATGACAACGTCGAAGTGGCCAAGTGGGGCGAACCGCGCGCATTTGATTTCGACGTACGCGATCACGTAGACCTGGGCAGCAATCTCGGCGGCCTGGACTTCGAGGTAGCCAGTAAGATCACAGGCTCACGCTTTGCAGTAATGAGCGGCGAAGTAGCAAAGCTGCATCGCGCCTTGGCACAGTTCATGCTTGATCTACACGTAGAAGAGCACGGCTATACAGAAGCCAATGTGCCGGTGATAGTAAATAGCGATTCCCTGTACGGAACTTCCCAGCTGCCCAAGTTTGCGGAAGACCTGTTCAAACTGGAGGACGAGCGTAGCTTCTACCTCATCCCAACCGCAGAAGTACCGCTGACCAACCTGTACCGCGATGAGATCGTCGATGCCGATCAATTGCCACATAAGTACGTCAGCCACACCAACTGCTTTCGCTCCGAAGCCGGCTCCCACGGGCGTGATACCCGCGGCATGATCAGGCAGCACCAGTTCGAAAAAGTAGAGCTGGTTTGTTTCGCTCGCCCAGATCAGTCCATGGACACGCTCGAACAGCTCACCAGTCATGCAGAAGCAGTTCTGCAGAAACTGAATCTGCCATACCGCAAAGTGGTGCTGTGTGGTGGCGATATGGGCTTTGGTGCAACCAAAACCTATGACCTGGAAGTTTGGATTCCATCTCAGGACAAGTACCGGGAAATTTCTTCCTGCTCCCTGATGGGTGACTTCCAGGCCCGGCGTATGAAGGCACGCTGGCGTAACCCGGAAACGGGCAAGCCAGAATTGCTGCACACCCTGAATGGCTCCGGGTTGGCAGTAGGCCGCACGCTGATCGCGGTACTGGAAAACTACCAACAGGCCGATGGTAGTATCGAGGTGCCAGAAGTACTGCGCCCATACATGCGGGGCGCAACCAAGATCGGCTAA
- the crcB gene encoding fluoride efflux transporter CrcB, giving the protein MQWIAIALGGAVGAILRHLVGVWAFPVFEHRFPLGTLIVNVVGSLLIGIAYVLIIERGMLGHEWRLLIMTGLFGALTTFSTFSLETVLLWHNGQPLTALAYIVVSLLVCLAATAAAITLGMKYL; this is encoded by the coding sequence ATGCAGTGGATAGCAATTGCTCTGGGAGGAGCGGTGGGCGCCATATTGCGCCACCTCGTGGGCGTTTGGGCCTTCCCGGTCTTCGAGCATCGCTTCCCACTCGGCACGCTGATTGTGAATGTGGTGGGCTCCCTGCTGATTGGCATTGCCTATGTTTTGATCATTGAGCGCGGCATGCTTGGACACGAGTGGCGGCTACTTATCATGACGGGACTATTTGGCGCCCTCACAACCTTTTCGACCTTCTCGCTGGAAACTGTGCTGTTGTGGCACAATGGCCAGCCTTTAACGGCGCTGGCCTACATCGTGGTCAGCCTTCTGGTGTGCCTCGCTGCAACCGCAGCGGCGATCACGCTGGGAATGAAATATCTGTAA